Proteins encoded by one window of Bacillus sp. DTU_2020_1000418_1_SI_GHA_SEK_038:
- the coaBC gene encoding bifunctional phosphopantothenoylcysteine decarboxylase/phosphopantothenate--cysteine ligase CoaBC gives MLIGKKILLCVTGGIAVYKAAALTSKLTQAGADVKVILSESAGKFVTPLTFQALSRNDVYTDTFDEKNSKVIAHIDLADWADLILIAPATANIIGKLANGIADDMISTTLLAAAAPVWVAPAMNVHMYNHPAVQKNMDTLHSFGYRFIEPGEGYLACGYVGKGRLEEPEKITELITDHFQTNHINLSGSKLVITAGPTREKIDPVRYITNHSSGKMGYAIAEEAIKTGADVVLISGPVSLQAPAGVNVIKVESAEEMYEAVMAQFGNADIVIKTAAVADYRPKITYDQKVKKQPGEQSLELERTKDILFELGKVKKHQILIGFAAETEHVAEYAHEKLKKKNADMIVANNVKTEGAGFGTDTNIVTLFKRDGTSEELPLMSKHKVAEKILHEASQLLRDEHK, from the coding sequence ATGCTCATCGGTAAAAAGATTCTTTTATGTGTAACAGGCGGAATTGCAGTATATAAAGCTGCTGCCTTAACGAGTAAGCTAACTCAGGCTGGTGCAGACGTTAAGGTTATTCTAAGTGAATCAGCTGGAAAATTTGTAACCCCCTTAACATTTCAAGCTTTGTCTCGAAATGATGTTTATACAGATACATTTGATGAAAAAAATTCTAAAGTCATTGCCCATATCGATCTGGCTGATTGGGCTGATTTAATATTAATTGCACCGGCAACGGCAAATATCATTGGGAAGCTGGCAAACGGGATTGCTGATGATATGATTTCGACCACTTTGCTTGCTGCTGCTGCGCCTGTTTGGGTTGCTCCTGCAATGAATGTCCATATGTACAATCACCCAGCTGTTCAGAAGAACATGGACACGCTTCACAGTTTTGGCTATAGGTTTATCGAGCCGGGAGAAGGATACCTTGCGTGCGGATATGTGGGAAAAGGGAGACTAGAGGAGCCAGAGAAAATAACAGAACTGATTACGGATCATTTTCAAACAAACCATATAAATCTATCTGGGTCCAAACTAGTCATTACAGCTGGTCCGACTAGGGAAAAAATTGACCCGGTCAGATATATTACTAATCATTCGTCAGGAAAAATGGGCTATGCGATTGCCGAGGAGGCCATTAAGACCGGAGCTGATGTTGTACTCATCTCAGGTCCTGTTTCACTTCAGGCACCAGCGGGTGTGAACGTAATAAAGGTGGAAAGTGCTGAAGAAATGTACGAGGCAGTGATGGCCCAATTCGGAAATGCAGATATTGTAATAAAAACTGCTGCGGTTGCTGATTATCGTCCGAAAATAACTTATGATCAAAAGGTGAAAAAACAACCTGGGGAACAAAGTTTAGAGCTTGAAAGAACTAAGGATATTCTTTTTGAACTTGGCAAAGTAAAAAAACATCAAATTTTAATTGGGTTTGCTGCTGAAACAGAACATGTAGCAGAATACGCCCATGAAAAGCTCAAGAAAAAAAATGCAGATATGATTGTCGCAAATAACGTAAAAACCGAAGGAGCAGGCTTTGGAACAGACACGAATATTGTTACGTTATTTAAACGAGATGGTACATCAGAAGAGCTCCCTCTGATGTCAAAGCATAAGGTTGCAGAAAAA
- a CDS encoding YicC/YloC family endoribonuclease, with the protein MVISMTGFGRGKKNEGPFTALVEVKSVNHRFAEYQIRMPKQLLYLEDKIKKKISEYVQRGRTEVYITVEGQSLASRQVQIDWALLDEYVKYITDIKNKFSIGTEVTLQDLTREELILIVDKETNNENLEAMLLTAVEEACQQLWQMRKFEGLELEKDLNCNLSKLTERLAELKEYAPKVVQQYQEKLAKRMSDFLNGQVDETRLLTEVAIFADKSDINEEVTRLYSHINQFTHTLPLSEPIGRKLDFILQEMNREVNTIGSKANDSSIAFLVVEMKSLLEKMKEQVQNIE; encoded by the coding sequence ATGGTTATTAGTATGACTGGTTTTGGCAGAGGGAAGAAGAATGAGGGTCCTTTTACTGCCTTAGTTGAAGTTAAATCGGTAAATCATCGATTTGCTGAATACCAAATTAGAATGCCGAAACAGCTTCTTTATCTTGAAGATAAAATTAAGAAGAAGATTAGTGAATATGTCCAAAGAGGAAGAACTGAAGTTTATATCACAGTTGAGGGACAGAGCTTGGCAAGTCGGCAAGTTCAAATAGATTGGGCATTATTAGACGAATATGTTAAATACATAACGGATATTAAAAACAAATTTTCAATTGGAACTGAAGTAACCCTTCAGGATTTAACGAGAGAAGAGCTTATACTAATAGTAGATAAAGAAACGAACAATGAAAATTTAGAAGCAATGTTGCTTACAGCTGTCGAAGAGGCATGTCAACAATTATGGCAAATGCGTAAATTTGAAGGTTTGGAGCTCGAAAAGGATCTAAACTGTAATCTTAGCAAATTAACTGAGCGACTTGCTGAATTAAAAGAGTATGCCCCGAAAGTTGTACAGCAATATCAAGAGAAACTGGCCAAGCGGATGTCTGATTTTTTGAATGGGCAAGTAGATGAAACGAGATTGTTAACGGAAGTAGCTATTTTCGCCGATAAGTCAGATATTAACGAGGAAGTCACTCGTCTTTACAGTCATATCAATCAATTTACACATACGTTGCCATTAAGTGAACCGATTGGAAGAAAATTGGATTTTATTCTTCAGGAGATGAACCGTGAAGTGAATACAATAGGTTCGAAAGCAAATGATTCGTCTATAGCTTTTCTTGTAGTAGAAATGAAAAGCTTGCTGGAAAAGATGAAGGAACAAGTCCAAAATATTGAATGA
- the remA gene encoding extracellular matrix/biofilm regulator RemA, producing MAIKLINIGFGNIVSANRIISIVSPESAPIKRIIQDARDRGSLIDATYGRRTRAVIVMDSDHVILSAVQPETVAHRLDDRDDTIDEG from the coding sequence ATGGCGATTAAATTAATTAATATTGGCTTTGGCAATATTGTTTCAGCCAATCGTATAATCTCTATAGTAAGCCCCGAATCCGCACCGATAAAAAGAATCATCCAGGATGCTCGTGATCGCGGTTCATTAATAGATGCAACATACGGGAGGCGGACGAGGGCAGTTATCGTTATGGATAGTGACCATGTCATTCTCTCAGCAGTTCAGCCAGAGACCGTTGCCCACCGCTTAGATGACAGAGACGATACTATTGATGAAGGGTAG
- a CDS encoding NFACT family protein — protein sequence MSFDGLFTRAMTEELTRELKGGRINKIHQPYKNEIILVVRANGKNHKLLLSAHPSYARVQLTNESHDNPAEPPMFCMLLRKHLEGYFLEDIKQVDLDRIIIFEVKGRNEIGDTSYKQLIVEIMGRHSNITLVDKTRNMILDSIKHVSFAVNSHRAILPGHEYILPPSQNKLNPFEADETEVLKQLDFNSGKLDKQLVSSFAGISPLFAKEVIFQAGLANRTTLPKTFLTILQEVKVQQIQPTITMSGTKENFYLFPLHYLQGDAREFQTLSKMLDRFYFGKAERDRVKQQAHDLERFIMNEKEKNEKKIKKLMATLKEAENADIHQLYGELVTANIFAIKKGMKEIEVINYYDEQGATVTIQLEPQKTPSENAQRYFTKYQKAKNAIGIVKEQIELARKEHAYFEALLQQVESASPKDIEEIREELIEGQYIKDKQKRKNKKVQNAKPVLDPYTSTDGTEILVGKNNKQNDYLTNKLAGRDEIWLHTKDIPGSHVVIRSKEPSEKTILEAAVLAAYFSKARNSSSVPVDFTQIRHVKKPSGAKPGFVIYDNQQTIYVTPDEETVLALKK from the coding sequence ATGTCATTTGACGGTTTATTTACTAGGGCCATGACAGAAGAATTGACCCGTGAATTAAAAGGCGGAAGAATTAATAAAATTCATCAGCCTTATAAAAATGAAATTATTTTAGTAGTAAGAGCCAATGGAAAAAATCATAAGCTCCTATTATCTGCTCACCCAAGCTATGCACGGGTGCAGCTGACAAATGAATCTCATGACAACCCTGCAGAGCCGCCTATGTTTTGTATGCTCCTTAGAAAGCATTTAGAAGGGTATTTTCTTGAAGATATTAAGCAGGTGGACTTAGATCGGATTATTATTTTTGAAGTAAAAGGGCGGAACGAAATTGGGGATACGTCCTATAAACAACTTATTGTAGAGATTATGGGACGGCATAGCAATATTACATTAGTGGATAAAACGAGAAATATGATTCTCGATAGTATTAAGCATGTTTCATTTGCCGTCAATTCACATCGGGCCATTTTGCCTGGACACGAATACATATTGCCGCCAAGTCAAAATAAATTAAATCCATTTGAAGCAGACGAAACCGAAGTTTTGAAGCAATTGGATTTTAATAGCGGGAAGCTAGATAAGCAGCTTGTCTCAAGCTTTGCTGGAATATCTCCACTTTTCGCAAAAGAAGTCATCTTTCAGGCAGGCTTAGCTAATCGGACAACTTTACCGAAGACGTTTTTAACAATTTTGCAAGAAGTAAAGGTACAGCAAATACAGCCCACAATTACGATGAGTGGAACGAAGGAGAATTTTTATCTATTTCCATTGCATTATTTGCAAGGAGACGCAAGAGAGTTTCAAACATTAAGCAAAATGCTCGATCGCTTTTATTTTGGCAAAGCAGAACGTGACCGTGTAAAACAGCAAGCACATGATCTTGAACGATTTATTATGAACGAAAAAGAAAAAAACGAGAAAAAAATCAAGAAGCTTATGGCTACTTTAAAGGAAGCAGAAAATGCGGATATTCACCAGCTGTATGGCGAATTAGTGACAGCTAATATTTTTGCCATCAAAAAAGGTATGAAGGAAATCGAAGTCATCAATTATTATGATGAACAAGGGGCAACAGTGACCATCCAATTGGAGCCGCAAAAAACTCCATCGGAAAATGCGCAAAGATATTTTACAAAGTACCAGAAAGCGAAAAATGCTATTGGTATTGTAAAAGAACAAATCGAGTTAGCTAGAAAAGAGCACGCGTATTTTGAAGCTTTGCTGCAGCAGGTGGAATCGGCCTCACCGAAGGATATCGAGGAAATTCGCGAAGAGCTGATCGAAGGACAATATATAAAAGATAAACAGAAGCGAAAAAATAAAAAAGTCCAAAACGCGAAGCCAGTGCTGGACCCCTATACTTCCACAGACGGAACAGAAATTTTAGTCGGTAAAAATAATAAGCAAAATGATTATTTAACGAATAAACTGGCAGGCAGAGATGAAATTTGGCTTCATACAAAGGATATTCCCGGTTCCCATGTCGTCATTCGCAGCAAGGAGCCTTCAGAAAAGACAATTCTTGAAGCAGCTGTCCTTGCTGCTTACTTTAGTAAAGCAAGAAATTCGAGCTCCGTACCTGTTGACTTTACTCAAATCAGACATGTCAAAAAGCCTAGCGGTGCAAAGCCCGGATTCGTTATATACGATAACCAGCAAACAATATATGTGACTCCGGATGAGGAAACAGTTCTCGCTTTAAAAAAATAA
- a CDS encoding calcium-translocating P-type ATPase, SERCA-type, which translates to MRFHEMNETEVEQALNSDKTAGLTSEDVKKRRKQFGYNELEEGEKQSALLLFFSQFKDFMVLVLLAATLVSGLLGEYIDAVAIIAIVIINGMLGFFQERKAEKSLAALKELSAPQVSVLRDGEWIKILSKEIVVGDIIRFSSGDRIGADVRLIESNSLEVEESALTGESLPVSKTTGSIKAANLGIGDMENMAFMGTLVTRGSGVGLVVAIGMKTAMGQIADLLQKAETMTTPLQRRLEQLGKILITVALLLTVLVVVVGVLQGQDLYTMFLAGVSLAVAAIPEGLPAIVTVALSLGVQRMIKQKAIVRKLPAVETLGCASVICSDKTGTMTQNKMTVTHLWSGGNVWHVDGVGYEPQGKFSRNDKQIELKNEKSLQQLLMFGMLCNHAEIKQKSKEYIIDGDPTEGALLVAAMKAGYSRNTLLSQYQIIKEFPFDSSRKMMSIIVKDHNGRQFIVTKGAPDVLAGISRSVLWDGKRQLMSGEVSRKIQEAIEGLASQALRTIAIGFKEIPENTIILHEKEAERDLTFIGLHGMIDPPRPEVKNAVKECRDAGIKTVMITGDHVITAKAIAKQLGIFTNNSKVLDGKALSEMNVHELEEVVDDVSVFARVSPEHKLKIVKALQNRGHIVAMTGDGVNDAPAIKAADIGVAMGITGTDVAKEASALVLLDDNFATIKAAIKEGRNIYENIRKFIRYLLASNVGEILVMLFAMLLGYPLPLVPIQILWVNLVTDGLPAMALGLDQPEDDVMKRKPRNPREGVFARGLGWKVVSRGFLIGIVTLIAFIIVYNKNPEDLAYAQTIAFSTLVMAQLIHVFDCRSEKSVFARNPFGNKYLVWAVISSLALLFVVIYYPPLQPIFHTVPVEMKDWFMITGLAALPTFLLAGSFLARKRK; encoded by the coding sequence ATGAGATTTCATGAAATGAACGAAACAGAAGTTGAACAAGCTCTTAATTCTGATAAAACAGCCGGTTTAACGAGTGAAGATGTAAAGAAGCGAAGAAAGCAATTTGGCTATAATGAATTAGAAGAGGGAGAAAAACAGTCTGCCTTACTTTTGTTTTTTAGTCAATTTAAGGATTTCATGGTCCTTGTTTTACTAGCAGCGACACTTGTTTCGGGGCTCCTTGGTGAATACATAGATGCTGTCGCCATTATTGCGATCGTGATAATAAATGGTATGCTTGGTTTTTTTCAAGAGAGGAAGGCGGAAAAATCATTAGCTGCATTAAAAGAGCTTTCGGCGCCTCAGGTTAGTGTATTAAGAGATGGGGAATGGATAAAAATTCTTTCAAAAGAAATAGTCGTTGGAGATATTATTAGATTTTCGAGCGGAGACCGAATCGGGGCAGATGTAAGATTGATAGAATCCAATAGCCTTGAAGTAGAAGAGTCTGCACTGACTGGCGAATCTCTGCCGGTTTCGAAAACAACAGGCTCTATAAAAGCGGCTAATCTTGGAATCGGCGATATGGAAAACATGGCTTTTATGGGCACATTAGTTACACGCGGAAGCGGAGTAGGTCTTGTCGTTGCAATCGGAATGAAAACAGCTATGGGGCAAATTGCCGATTTGCTGCAAAAGGCTGAAACAATGACTACACCATTGCAGCGCAGGCTTGAGCAGCTTGGAAAAATTCTCATCACTGTGGCCCTTTTACTAACTGTTCTAGTAGTTGTTGTCGGGGTTTTACAAGGGCAAGACTTATATACGATGTTCCTTGCGGGGGTTTCATTAGCTGTTGCAGCCATCCCAGAAGGGCTTCCGGCCATTGTAACGGTTGCTTTATCTCTCGGTGTCCAAAGAATGATAAAGCAGAAGGCAATCGTAAGGAAGCTTCCTGCCGTTGAAACACTTGGATGTGCCTCGGTTATCTGTTCAGATAAGACAGGAACAATGACTCAAAATAAAATGACCGTCACCCATCTTTGGAGCGGTGGCAACGTATGGCATGTAGATGGCGTTGGTTATGAACCTCAAGGGAAGTTTTCTCGAAATGATAAGCAAATAGAATTAAAGAATGAAAAGTCACTTCAGCAATTGCTCATGTTTGGAATGCTCTGTAATCATGCAGAAATAAAACAAAAAAGTAAAGAATATATAATTGATGGAGATCCTACAGAAGGCGCGTTGCTGGTTGCGGCTATGAAGGCAGGCTACAGCCGGAACACTTTGTTAAGCCAATATCAAATCATAAAGGAATTCCCTTTTGATTCTTCAAGGAAAATGATGAGTATTATTGTAAAGGATCACAATGGCAGGCAATTTATTGTCACTAAAGGAGCACCCGATGTGTTGGCTGGGATATCCAGAAGTGTCCTTTGGGACGGAAAACGCCAACTAATGTCAGGTGAAGTTTCTAGAAAAATTCAAGAAGCAATTGAAGGCTTAGCCTCACAAGCCTTAAGAACAATAGCGATTGGGTTTAAAGAAATCCCTGAAAACACCATCATTTTACATGAAAAAGAGGCAGAAAGAGATCTTACCTTTATAGGTCTTCATGGCATGATTGATCCACCAAGACCAGAAGTAAAGAATGCTGTTAAAGAGTGCAGGGACGCAGGAATTAAAACTGTTATGATTACTGGTGATCATGTCATTACCGCAAAAGCGATAGCAAAGCAGCTTGGTATATTTACAAACAACTCAAAGGTTTTGGATGGAAAAGCACTTTCAGAAATGAATGTTCATGAATTAGAAGAAGTAGTCGATGATGTTTCTGTTTTTGCCAGAGTTTCCCCAGAGCATAAATTGAAAATTGTAAAGGCTTTGCAGAACAGAGGACATATAGTGGCCATGACAGGTGATGGCGTTAATGATGCACCGGCTATTAAGGCAGCGGATATTGGGGTAGCAATGGGGATAACGGGGACAGATGTGGCCAAGGAAGCTTCTGCTTTGGTTCTTCTGGATGATAATTTTGCTACGATTAAAGCGGCGATAAAAGAAGGCAGAAATATTTACGAGAATATTAGAAAATTTATTCGATATTTGCTAGCTTCCAATGTTGGTGAAATTCTTGTTATGCTTTTTGCTATGCTCCTTGGTTACCCACTTCCTTTAGTGCCTATACAAATACTATGGGTAAATCTTGTAACAGACGGCTTACCTGCAATGGCTTTAGGTTTAGATCAGCCTGAAGATGATGTAATGAAACGAAAGCCAAGAAATCCTAGGGAGGGAGTATTTGCTAGAGGACTTGGCTGGAAGGTAGTATCACGAGGCTTCTTAATTGGGATTGTCACATTAATAGCTTTCATTATCGTTTACAATAAAAATCCAGAAGATCTTGCATATGCACAAACGATTGCTTTTTCCACCTTAGTAATGGCACAACTTATTCACGTATTTGATTGCCGCAGTGAGAAGTCAGTTTTTGCAAGAAATCCATTCGGAAACAAATATTTAGTTTGGGCGGTTATTTCATCCTTGGCCTTACTGTTTGTTGTTATTTACTATCCGCCATTACAGCCAATATTCCATACAGTTCCAGTGGAAATGAAAGATTGGTTTATGATTACTGGGCTTGCAGCATTACCAACATTTTTATTAGCAGGTTCTTTTTTGGCAAGAAAAAGAAAATAA
- the rpoZ gene encoding DNA-directed RNA polymerase subunit omega, producing MLYPSIDSLMTKIDSKYSLVSVAAKRARMMQVNAKPQLDKYVSHKNVGKALEEINADQLHYRLGKKQKDEAYE from the coding sequence ATGCTATATCCTTCTATCGATTCATTAATGACTAAAATTGATTCCAAATATTCACTTGTGTCCGTTGCTGCAAAGCGTGCCCGTATGATGCAAGTAAATGCAAAGCCACAGCTTGATAAATATGTATCTCACAAAAATGTTGGCAAAGCATTAGAGGAAATCAATGCGGACCAGCTTCACTACCGTCTAGGGAAAAAGCAAAAGGATGAAGCTTACGAATAG
- the gmk gene encoding guanylate kinase: MKEKGLLIVLSGPSGVGKGTVRKEIFSQPDTAFEYSISMTTRLPREGEIDGVDYFFKSREEFEALIEQEKLLEYAEFVGNYYGTPVDYVQETLEKGKDVFLEIEVQGARQVRKKFPDGLFIFLVPPSLSELKNRIVTRGTETEDIINNRMTVAKEEIEMMNLYDYVVENDRIELACERIKAIVVAEHCRRERVEPRYIKMLEVE; this comes from the coding sequence ATGAAGGAGAAAGGTTTATTGATTGTTTTGTCCGGCCCTTCCGGTGTAGGGAAGGGGACTGTTCGGAAAGAGATCTTTTCTCAGCCGGATACTGCTTTTGAATACTCCATTTCAATGACAACCAGGTTGCCTAGGGAAGGTGAGATTGATGGGGTAGATTATTTTTTCAAGTCTCGCGAAGAATTTGAAGCGTTAATTGAGCAAGAAAAGCTTCTTGAATATGCTGAATTCGTTGGCAATTATTATGGAACTCCTGTAGACTATGTGCAAGAGACATTGGAAAAAGGAAAGGATGTTTTCCTGGAAATAGAAGTACAGGGGGCTCGCCAAGTGCGAAAGAAATTCCCGGATGGATTATTCATTTTTCTTGTTCCGCCAAGTCTCTCGGAGTTAAAGAACAGAATTGTTACAAGAGGAACTGAAACAGAAGATATTATTAATAACCGGATGACGGTTGCTAAAGAAGAAATTGAAATGATGAACTTGTATGATTATGTCGTGGAAAATGACCGAATAGAGCTTGCATGCGAAAGAATTAAAGCAATTGTTGTTGCTGAACATTGCCGAAGAGAACGCGTCGAGCCACGATATATTAAAATGCTGGAGGTTGAATAA
- the pyrE gene encoding orotate phosphoribosyltransferase has product MNRKIAESLLEIKAVALKPNDPFTWSSGLRAPIYCDNRLTLSYPSVRKEIANGLKETILAKFPNAELIAGTATAGIPHAAWVSDLMDLPMCYVRSKPKGHGQGNQIEGKAQAGQKVVVVEDLISTGGSVITAVEALRKAGCEVLGVVAIFTYQLQKGKELLENANISAYTLTDFETLSEIAREKGYIQGEDMKKLSEWRNDPAEWGK; this is encoded by the coding sequence ATGAATCGCAAAATAGCAGAAAGTCTACTAGAAATAAAAGCTGTCGCATTAAAGCCAAACGATCCTTTTACATGGTCATCAGGTCTTCGTGCGCCAATATACTGTGATAATCGTCTAACTTTATCCTACCCTTCCGTCCGTAAAGAAATTGCCAATGGGCTGAAGGAAACGATCTTAGCGAAGTTTCCAAATGCGGAACTTATTGCAGGTACAGCTACTGCGGGCATTCCGCATGCAGCATGGGTGAGTGATTTAATGGATCTTCCAATGTGCTATGTACGTTCAAAGCCAAAGGGCCATGGTCAAGGGAATCAGATTGAAGGGAAAGCTCAAGCAGGTCAAAAGGTCGTAGTGGTTGAAGATTTAATTTCAACAGGCGGCAGCGTCATTACTGCTGTTGAGGCGCTCAGAAAGGCTGGGTGCGAGGTGTTAGGAGTAGTAGCTATTTTCACCTATCAACTTCAAAAGGGAAAGGAACTTTTGGAAAATGCGAATATTAGCGCCTATACCTTAACTGACTTTGAAACTTTATCGGAAATTGCAAGAGAAAAAGGGTATATCCAAGGGGAAGATATGAAGAAGCTTTCCGAATGGAGAAATGATCCTGCGGAATGGGGAAAATAA